The Anolis carolinensis isolate JA03-04 chromosome 1, rAnoCar3.1.pri, whole genome shotgun sequence genome window below encodes:
- the flrt2 gene encoding leucine-rich repeat transmembrane protein FLRT2: MGPWTRMWPMDRVVFVKSWLVFSLGLYMQFSKALACPSVCRCDRNFVYCNERSLTSVPLGIPEGVTVLYLHNNQINNAGFPAELHNVRSVHTVYLYGNQLDEFPMNLPKNVRVLHLQENNIQTISRAALAQLLKLEELHLDDNSISTVGVEDGAFREAISLKLLFLSKNHLSSVPVGLPVDLQELRVDENRIAIISDMAFQNLTSLERLIVDGNLLTNKGIADGTFSHLSKLKEFSIVRNSLTYPPPELPGTNLLRLSLQDNQISHIPLSAFSNLQQLERLDISNNQLRMLSRGVFDSLHNLKQLTARNNPWLCDCSIKWVTEWLKFIPSSINVRGFMCQGPDHVRGMAVRELTVNMLSCPPTTPALSFVTEAPTTLLPTTVAPATSLLTPSNKYTPFTPVVATLPTVPERDDGEKVTTPFVERFQLFIHIVNDTCIQVSWHTVFNVMAYKLTWVKMGHSLEGGIIQERIVSDKKQNISLTSLEPKSTYRICLVPLDDFNNYRVGEDTVCSEGTTKASLLSNGSNTASSHEQTTSHNIGSPFLLAGLIGGAVVFVLVVLLSIFCWHMHKKGRYTSQKWKYNRGRRKDDYCEAGTKKDNSILEMTETSFQIVSLNNDQLLKGDFRLQPIYTPNGGINYTDCHIPNNMRYCNSGVSDLEHCHT, encoded by the coding sequence ATGGGCCCGTGGACTAGAATGTGGCCCATGGACAGGGTTGTTTTTGTGAAATCATGGCTTGTGTTTTCTCTGGGGCTCTACATGCAGTTCTCCAAAGCATTGGCCTGTCCGAGCGTGTGCCGCTGTGACCGAAACTTTGTCTATTGTAATGAACGAAGCTTGACCTCAGTGCCTCTTGGAATCCCGGAGGGTGTAACCGTACTCTACCTCCACAATAACCAAATTAATAATGCTGGATTTCCTGCAGAGCTACACAACGTCCGGTCTGTACACACAGTTTACCTGTATGGAAACCAGCTGGATGAATTCCCCATGAATCTGCCCAAGAATGTCAGGGTTCTTCACCTGCAAGAAAACAACATCCAGACCATTTCTCGGGCTGCTCTAGCCCAGCTGTTGAAACTGGAAGAGCTGCACCTAGATGACAATTCCATCTCTACTGTGGGAGTTGAGGATGGGGCTTTCCGGGAAGCTATTAGCCTCAAGCTTCTGTTCTTGTCCAAGAATCACTTAAGCAGTGTACCAGTTGGCCTTCCAGTGGACTTACAGGAACTACGAGTTGATGAAAACCGAATTGCCATCATATCGGATATGGCCTTTCAGAATCTCACAAGCTTGGAACGTCTCATAGTGGATGGCAATCTCCTTACCAATAAAGGTATTGCAGATGGCACTTTTAGCCACCTATCAAAACTCAAGGAATTCTCTATAGTGCGGAATTCCCTAACATACCCTCCTCCTGAGCTCCCAGGTACAAACCTACTTAGGCTGTCTCTACAGGACAACCAGATATCACACATACCACTTTCAGCCTTTTCAAATCTTCAGCAGCTGGAGCGACTTGATATATCCAACAATCAGCTTCGGATGCTGTCCAGAGGTGTATTTGATAGCCTTCACAACCTTAAGCAACTCACAGCAAGGAACAATCCATGGCTTTGTGATTGTAGTATTAAGTGGGTCACTGAATGGCTTAAGTTTATTCCATCCTCCATCAATGTTCGGGGATTCATGTGTCAGGGGCCAGATCATGTCCGAGGCATGGCTGTCAGGGAACTCACCGTAAATATGTTGTCATGCCCTCCAACTACCCCTGCTCTGTCATTTGTTACCGAGGCTCCCACAACACTCTTACCAACCACAGTGGCCCCTGCTACATCTCTTTTGACCCCAAGTAACAAATACACTCCTTTTACCCCTGTTGTAGCCACACTCCCCACTGTGCCTGAGAGAGATGATGGAGAAAAAGTGACCACTCCCTTTGTCGAGCGCTTTCAACTGTTTATCCACATTGTGAATGACACTTGTATCCAAGTTAGCTGGCATACTGTTTTTAATGTTATGGCTTACAAACTTACCTGGGTTAAAATGGGTCACAGTCTGGAAGGAGGCATTATTCAGGAACGGATAGTTAGTGACAAGAAACAAAATATTAGCTTGACAAGCCTGGAGCCCAAATCTACATATCGGATTTGCTTGGTTCCTTTGGATGATTTTAATAATTATCGAGTTGGTGAGGACACTGTCTGTTCTGAAGGTACCACCAAGGCTTCCTTATTAAGCAATGGGAGCAACACAGCCTCCAGCCATGAGCAGACCACATCTCATAACATTGGTTCCCCATTTCTCCTGGCAGGATTGATTGGGGGGGCAGTGGTATTTGTGCTGGTGGTTCTGCTCAGCATCTTCTGTTGGCACATGCACAAAAAAGGGCGCTATACTTCTCAGAAGTGGAAATACAACCGAGGCCGACGGAAAGATGACTACTGTGAGGCGGGAACCAAGAAGGACAACTCCATCCTGGAGATGACAGAAACCAGCTTTCAGATTGTCTCCTTAAATAATGATCAACTCCTTAAAGGAGATTTCAGACTTCAGCCCATTTATACCCCAAATGGGGGAATTAACTACACAGACTGCCATATCCCCAACAATATGAGATATTGCAACAGCGGTGTATCAGACCTGGAACACTGTCATACGTGA